Within the Deinococcus peraridilitoris DSM 19664 genome, the region GTGCCGTCGCCGGTGCCGCAGGCGTCTGGGTGATGGACCGTATCGGCTGGTACATGTACCTGCGGGAAGACGAAAGCGCGCTGCAACGGGAAATCGAAGCGCGCCCCGGCGGACTGGACCCCGCGCATGTCATCGCCAACCGACTTGCGAACGCCCTGGGCAAGCAACTCATTCCACAGCAGCCGAATCCATGGGGCATCGTCGTGCATTTTGCGCTTGGTGTGATGCCCGGTGCGCTGTACGGGGTGCTGCGTCACCGGCTGCCGACGTTATCGCAAGGGCAAGGCGTTGTGTACGGGCTGAGTCTGTTCATGATGAATGATGAAATCGCCAATCCGCTCCTGAAGCTGTCCGGCGGTCCACGCGCCTATCCCTGGCAGGCGCACGCGCGTGGTCTGGTCGAGCACGTCGTCCTGGGAATGGTCACCGACGCCGTGCTGCGTGTCATGGACCGTGAACTCCATCCACCCCAGCCGCACGACATCACGCAGACCGCGGGAGCCAGAAGTGCGGCCCGCTACTGAAGCTTCAGGGCAGGCAGGCGTCAAAGATCACCCGCAAGCGGAACTGGTCGCCGAAGGTCTGTCCTTTCCGACGAGCCTGACGTTCGGTGATGACGGCACGGCCTACATCGCGGAATCCGGCCTGCCCTGGGGTGGCGTACCGAGAGGCGGGCGGATTCTGCGTCTGGAACAGGACGGCAGGAGAACCCTGCTGCTGGGTGATCTGCGCCCACCCGTCAACGGCCTCACGTTCCACGAGGGAAACCTGTACATTGCCGAGGGCGGCTCTCCCGGCGAGCCGGGCCGCCTCAGCCGCCTCAGCCCGGATGGCGACTGGGAGGTTATCCTCGATAACCTCCCCGGTCCCGGCAACTACCACACCAACATGGTCGCGGTCGGACCGGACG harbors:
- a CDS encoding DUF1440 domain-containing protein, translated to MLNEAIKGAVAGAAGVWVMDRIGWYMYLREDESALQREIEARPGGLDPAHVIANRLANALGKQLIPQQPNPWGIVVHFALGVMPGALYGVLRHRLPTLSQGQGVVYGLSLFMMNDEIANPLLKLSGGPRAYPWQAHARGLVEHVVLGMVTDAVLRVMDRELHPPQPHDITQTAGARSAARY